A stretch of the Drosophila subpulchrella strain 33 F10 #4 breed RU33 unplaced genomic scaffold, RU_Dsub_v1.1 Primary Assembly Seq24, whole genome shotgun sequence genome encodes the following:
- the LOC119559405 gene encoding uncharacterized protein LOC119559405 isoform X2, which produces MRSLPQWIGKFSRSQSEEKQKEFIRKKPRKPKREFLFLLSTPKVALTNPKCVVKPEIVCDRQPASIKFALIDSAQEQAKVKEIRFNSDNLNTLELLQLCNRHVSSLAPPEEITTKVLTKAEKQKLGGGAGGGKKALKKK; this is translated from the exons ATGCGCAGTCTCCCCCAGTGGATTGGAAAATTTTCACGGAGCCAAAGTGAGGAAAAGCAAAAGGAATTCATACGGAAAAAACCGAGGAAACCAAAGAG AGAATTCCTCTTCCTGCTCTCCACACCCAAAGTGGCACTCACGAATCCCAAGTGCGTGGTCAAGCCGGAAATCGTGTGCGATCGACAGCCGGCCAGCATCAAGTTTGCCCTGATTGACTCGGCACAAG AACAAGCCAAAGTCAAGGAGATTCGGTTCAACAGCGACAATCTCAACACTCTAGAGCTCCTGCAGCTGTGCAACAGACACGTGTCCAGTTTGGCACCACCAGAGGAGATCACCACCAAGGTCCTAACCAAGGCGGAGAAACAGAAACTCGGAGGAGGCGCCGGCGGCGGAAAAAAGGCTCTCAAAAAGAAGTAG
- the LOC119559406 gene encoding uncharacterized protein LOC119559406 produces the protein MVRKHKGTLAVIEKIYQDIPAFSDIFTEESFYMFAFCFVCATILVAFILSRFITIKPVDF, from the coding sequence ATGGTGAGGAAACACAAAGGAACGCTGGCGGTGATCGAGAAGATCTACCAGGATATACCCGCCTTCTCCGACATCTTCACCGAGGAGAGCTTCTACATGTTCGCCTTCTGCTTCGTGTGCGCCACCATCCTGGTGGCCTTCATTCTCTCCCGGTTCATCACCATCAAGCCCGTGGACTTCTGA
- the LOC119559405 gene encoding uncharacterized protein LOC119559405 isoform X1, protein MSVPFSGALRRSGGIVSAIGKQLKSVNLKGVKRITVQFDPFAENVKSTREFLFLLSTPKVALTNPKCVVKPEIVCDRQPASIKFALIDSAQEQAKVKEIRFNSDNLNTLELLQLCNRHVSSLAPPEEITTKVLTKAEKQKLGGGAGGGKKALKKK, encoded by the exons ATGTCCGTGCCTTTTAGTGGCGCTCTGCGCCGTTCCGGTGGCATTGTCTCTGCCATCGGTAAGCAACTGAAGAGCGTGAACTTGAAGGGCGTCAAGCGGATAACCGTGCAGTTCGATCCGTTTGCGGAAAACGTCAAGTCCACTCG AGAATTCCTCTTCCTGCTCTCCACACCCAAAGTGGCACTCACGAATCCCAAGTGCGTGGTCAAGCCGGAAATCGTGTGCGATCGACAGCCGGCCAGCATCAAGTTTGCCCTGATTGACTCGGCACAAG AACAAGCCAAAGTCAAGGAGATTCGGTTCAACAGCGACAATCTCAACACTCTAGAGCTCCTGCAGCTGTGCAACAGACACGTGTCCAGTTTGGCACCACCAGAGGAGATCACCACCAAGGTCCTAACCAAGGCGGAGAAACAGAAACTCGGAGGAGGCGCCGGCGGCGGAAAAAAGGCTCTCAAAAAGAAGTAG